From a region of the Leptospira kmetyi serovar Malaysia str. Bejo-Iso9 genome:
- a CDS encoding metal-sulfur cluster assembly factor — MLEAPTNALEEQIYEEVKKVEDPEIGISIAELGLIYRIKVEDGKAKIDMTYTSMACPAGPQMKQQVKDHALRVEGISDADVEVVWVPKWDPREMASEEAKMDLGIFD, encoded by the coding sequence ATGTTAGAAGCTCCTACAAACGCATTGGAAGAACAGATCTACGAAGAAGTAAAAAAAGTGGAAGATCCGGAAATCGGAATCTCCATCGCGGAACTCGGACTCATCTATAGAATCAAAGTCGAAGACGGAAAGGCCAAGATCGACATGACGTACACCTCGATGGCTTGTCCCGCCGGACCTCAAATGAAACAACAAGTCAAGGATCACGCTCTTCGTGTGGAAGGAATCTCCGACGCGGACGTGGAAGTCGTCTGGGTTCCCAAATGGGATCCGCGCGAAATGGCCAGCGAAGAAGCCAAAATGGATCTCGGAATTTTCGACTGA
- the sufU gene encoding Fe-S cluster assembly sulfur transfer protein SufU, with translation MSLSDSLYKEVILDHYQNPRFRGKLEPADLFEHGINPLCGDELELTINLNGDTIEDVRVTGKGCSISQASGSMMAESIRGKTVAEAENILGRFKNMFLEDRDPKFEEELEDLESMESVKKIPARIKCAVLPWNTLERALARASKRG, from the coding sequence GTGTCCTTAAGCGATAGTCTTTACAAAGAAGTCATTCTCGATCACTATCAAAATCCCAGATTTCGGGGCAAACTCGAACCGGCGGATCTATTCGAACACGGGATCAATCCTCTTTGCGGAGACGAACTCGAATTGACGATCAATCTAAACGGAGATACGATCGAAGACGTTCGAGTGACCGGAAAAGGTTGTTCGATTTCTCAGGCCTCGGGTTCTATGATGGCGGAATCGATCCGGGGAAAAACGGTCGCGGAAGCGGAGAATATTCTCGGCCGATTTAAGAATATGTTTTTGGAAGATCGGGATCCTAAGTTCGAAGAGGAATTGGAAGATTTGGAATCGATGGAATCGGTGAAAAAGATTCCCGCGAGGATCAAATGTGCGGTTCTTCCTTGGAATACGTTGGAACGCGCGTTGGCGCGGGCGTCCAAACGAGGTTGA
- a CDS encoding cysteine desulfurase, producing MSFSAERIRTDFPILGTKMNGKPLVFLDSAASSQKPFTVIDTIEKYYREENANIHRGIYYLSQKATEKYELSRIHLSRFIGAQCAKVCIFTRNATESINLVAQTWGRTQIKEGDEIVLNELEHHSNIVPWQMLAQEKKAVLKFIPLNEDSTLDLSNLDEIITAKTKLVAVSQMSNVTGTIHDILPIQKRAKEVGAKVLVDGAQGVCHLPVNMREMDFDFYVFSAHKMLGPTGVGVLYAKEEILEEMPPWMGGGDMISQVYKERSTYAELPSKLEAGTPNIAGVIGFGSAIEYLETIGMQEIRNHEIELLTYALDRLDDFGGLELYGTRDLSKRGGVISFNFPGVHPHDVGTILDEEGIAIRVGHHCAQPFMAFKNIPGTCRASLYLYNTKDDIDRLIEGLIKVKEIFSRVLKR from the coding sequence ATGAGTTTTTCCGCGGAAAGAATCAGAACCGATTTCCCGATTTTGGGAACAAAGATGAACGGGAAACCTCTCGTCTTTTTGGACAGTGCGGCCAGTTCTCAGAAACCCTTTACGGTCATCGATACGATCGAAAAATACTATCGCGAAGAGAACGCGAACATTCACCGGGGAATCTATTATCTTTCTCAAAAGGCCACCGAAAAATACGAACTCAGTAGAATTCATCTTTCCAGATTTATCGGAGCGCAGTGCGCGAAGGTTTGTATCTTTACGAGAAACGCGACCGAGTCGATCAACTTAGTCGCTCAGACTTGGGGAAGAACCCAGATCAAAGAAGGCGACGAGATCGTTCTCAACGAACTCGAACACCATTCCAATATCGTTCCTTGGCAGATGTTGGCCCAGGAAAAAAAAGCCGTTCTTAAGTTCATTCCTTTGAACGAAGACAGCACATTGGATCTTTCCAATCTCGACGAAATCATCACCGCCAAAACGAAGTTAGTGGCCGTGTCTCAGATGTCCAACGTGACCGGTACGATTCACGACATTCTTCCCATTCAAAAAAGAGCGAAAGAAGTCGGAGCGAAGGTCCTCGTGGACGGAGCGCAGGGAGTTTGTCATCTTCCCGTGAATATGAGAGAAATGGATTTTGATTTCTACGTATTCTCCGCTCACAAAATGCTCGGACCGACCGGAGTCGGTGTTCTTTATGCGAAGGAAGAAATCTTAGAAGAGATGCCTCCTTGGATGGGCGGAGGAGATATGATCTCCCAGGTTTACAAGGAAAGGTCCACTTATGCGGAACTTCCTTCCAAACTCGAAGCGGGAACTCCCAACATCGCGGGTGTGATCGGTTTCGGTTCGGCGATCGAATATCTCGAAACGATCGGAATGCAGGAAATCAGAAATCACGAAATCGAACTTCTTACGTATGCGTTGGATCGTCTCGACGACTTCGGCGGACTCGAACTCTACGGAACGAGAGATCTTTCCAAAAGAGGAGGAGTGATTTCCTTTAACTTTCCGGGGGTTCATCCGCACGACGTGGGAACGATTCTCGACGAAGAAGGAATCGCGATTCGGGTCGGTCATCACTGCGCGCAACCGTTTATGGCGTTTAAGAATATTCCGGGAACCTGCCGCGCGAGTCTTTACCTTTACAACACAAAAGACGACATCGATCGATTGATCGAGGGTCTAATTAAGGTAAAGGAGATTTTCTCCCGTGTCCTTAAGCGATAG
- a CDS encoding non-heme iron oxygenase ferredoxin subunit — protein MSFRKLANLSEIENGKVKVIETRYNRIGITSLDGNLYAFEDVCTHDGEAISEGELCGDVITCPRHEAQFSIKTGKALCMPAVEDLPVYPVRIVGDSIEVDLED, from the coding sequence ATGAGCTTTCGTAAACTCGCAAATCTGTCCGAAATAGAAAACGGGAAAGTCAAAGTAATTGAAACCCGATATAATAGAATCGGGATCACGAGTTTGGACGGAAACCTTTACGCGTTCGAAGACGTTTGCACACACGACGGAGAGGCGATCTCCGAGGGAGAATTGTGTGGAGACGTAATCACCTGCCCGAGACACGAGGCCCAGTTTTCGATTAAGACCGGAAAGGCGCTTTGTATGCCCGCAGTGGAAGATCTCCCGGTTTATCCGGTGAGAATCGTTGGTGACTCGATCGAGGTGGACTTGGAGGATTGA
- the sufD gene encoding Fe-S cluster assembly protein SufD produces the protein MTLEVQFEDRIARSAEPQALKDFRKKVFSKFKTLNIPRTENESWRKIPLSNFHPEEFSEVPDANAVVCKTPSSVKLVRSEELSGKELEFFVNALESIFQKRNEEWFTLFSLSSFTHGIYLEVESDRVIQEEIEIKFRLEQGNQILPLVVVKLGNHSKAFIAERYECPEEKDFKLFQGLTSIHVGAGAKLAYAGIESFGSSVFHFQNLFSDQKEDSDVKIAKVTPGGYKGKNLLNVELSGKGARARVIGLAPMAAREFQDSEVKIVHNESHTESSILYRGAFKDKAHHIFTGNLHIPNSCKDVNAIQINNNLLLNRSARAESIPKLEVYAENVKCEHGATVGEIDEEQLFYLASRGIDEDEARRMIVDGFLGQVIGEIESDSIQEELFQLIVRKVEG, from the coding sequence GTGACTTTGGAAGTTCAGTTCGAGGATCGGATCGCCCGGAGCGCGGAGCCGCAGGCTCTGAAGGATTTTCGCAAAAAGGTTTTTTCTAAATTCAAAACTTTGAATATTCCAAGAACGGAAAACGAGTCTTGGAGAAAAATCCCCCTTTCCAATTTTCATCCGGAAGAATTCTCCGAGGTTCCGGACGCGAACGCGGTCGTCTGTAAAACTCCGAGTTCCGTAAAGCTCGTGAGATCCGAAGAACTTTCCGGAAAGGAACTCGAATTCTTCGTAAACGCACTCGAAAGCATATTCCAAAAACGAAATGAAGAATGGTTTACCCTATTCAGTCTTTCCTCCTTTACGCACGGAATTTATCTCGAAGTGGAATCCGATCGTGTGATCCAAGAGGAAATCGAAATCAAGTTTCGTCTCGAACAAGGAAATCAAATTCTTCCGTTAGTCGTCGTTAAACTCGGAAATCACAGCAAGGCGTTTATCGCGGAACGTTACGAATGTCCAGAAGAAAAGGACTTTAAACTCTTTCAGGGTTTGACTTCGATTCACGTGGGAGCGGGCGCAAAGCTCGCGTATGCGGGCATCGAATCCTTCGGTTCTTCCGTGTTTCATTTTCAGAATTTATTCTCGGATCAAAAAGAGGATTCGGACGTAAAGATCGCGAAGGTTACTCCGGGCGGTTACAAAGGGAAGAATCTTCTCAACGTGGAACTTTCCGGAAAAGGCGCGCGTGCGCGCGTGATCGGACTCGCTCCGATGGCGGCCCGCGAATTTCAGGATTCCGAAGTGAAGATCGTTCACAACGAAAGTCATACGGAAAGTTCGATTCTTTACAGAGGCGCGTTTAAGGATAAGGCCCATCATATCTTTACCGGAAATCTTCATATCCCGAACTCCTGCAAGGACGTGAACGCGATCCAGATCAACAACAACCTTCTTCTAAATCGTTCCGCAAGAGCCGAGTCGATTCCGAAGCTCGAAGTATATGCGGAGAACGTAAAGTGCGAACACGGCGCGACCGTCGGAGAGATCGACGAAGAACAGTTGTTTTATCTCGCGTCCCGTGGAATCGACGAGGACGAGGCGAGAAGAATGATCGTGGACGGATTTTTAGGACAAGTCATTGGTGAAATTGAATCCGATTCTATACAAGAAGAGCTTTTTCAGCTGATCGTTCGTAAGGTGGAAGGTTAA
- the sufC gene encoding Fe-S cluster assembly ATPase SufC codes for MTEILKIQDLRAGIQTGDSGELKEIVKGVNLTIRPGEVHAIMGPNGSGKSTLSNVIMGHPKYQVLSGDILFEGKSILNLPTDERARLGIFLCFQYPTSIPGVTIGNFLKTIVKSVRGKELPVKEFRKELKESMAGLDMPESFISRYVNDGFSGGEKKRNEILQMSLLKPKLSVLDETDSGLDIDALRIVSEGINRNKTAERSILLITHYQRMLNYITPDFVHVFAKGRILKTGTRELALELEEKGYDWILAESGD; via the coding sequence GTGACCGAGATTCTAAAAATCCAGGACCTCAGGGCGGGAATTCAAACCGGAGATTCCGGAGAACTCAAAGAGATCGTAAAAGGCGTAAATCTTACGATTCGACCCGGAGAAGTCCACGCCATCATGGGCCCGAACGGTTCCGGAAAAAGTACCCTGTCCAACGTCATCATGGGTCATCCGAAATACCAGGTGTTGTCGGGTGATATTCTTTTCGAAGGAAAATCCATTCTCAATCTGCCGACCGACGAACGCGCCCGTCTCGGAATCTTTCTTTGTTTTCAATATCCGACGAGCATTCCCGGAGTTACGATCGGCAACTTTTTAAAGACCATCGTCAAGTCCGTTCGCGGTAAGGAATTACCCGTCAAAGAATTCAGAAAGGAACTCAAAGAATCCATGGCCGGACTCGATATGCCCGAGTCGTTTATCTCGCGTTATGTGAACGACGGATTCTCCGGAGGAGAAAAAAAGAGAAACGAAATCCTTCAGATGAGTTTACTCAAACCGAAACTTTCCGTGTTGGACGAAACCGATTCCGGACTCGATATCGACGCGCTTCGAATCGTAAGCGAAGGAATCAATCGGAACAAAACCGCGGAACGTTCCATACTTCTCATCACACACTATCAAAGAATGCTAAACTACATCACACCCGATTTCGTTCACGTTTTCGCAAAGGGAAGAATTCTCAAAACCGGAACCAGAGAACTCGCGCTCGAATTGGAAGAGAAAGGATACGACTGGATCCTTGCCGAGTCCGGGGACTGA
- a CDS encoding EAL domain-containing protein codes for MLYSQDTSNLLSYGENYYQPHYQPILEVTNCNIIGYEVLGRFYSPEKNEYRSLGYQFHNPELDTIRLIQIDRLIREKAIRHLKDTGLRTKLFLNMMPNFLSMIHTGDVLDLKRLHVLNLIEKYDISPADVVLEITEDKFDGSIEKLLSIVNVFKDYGFKIAVDDLGVGFSNLERIGYIHPDIMKVDIKIMRESLNRRSFKNVLSAIADMSQKLGSDLLFEGIETEEELHLALSMGANLLQGFYFSRPQVEFQDKKQFNRTLRDTLEKFSGLRFMELLEEFQKGQAVIDALGEKLEALRHNGKEDLPLVLHLMLSELPSEILSVFACDIFGYQITPTYFRSHPGEEWDSDLTEIGNNYAWRPFFIRHKAKVVQSGAKWTVTEPVYDMDLHKQVVIFTYTLRDNYILIIKMDWERV; via the coding sequence ATGTTATACAGCCAGGACACAAGCAATTTACTCTCTTACGGAGAGAACTATTACCAACCGCATTATCAACCGATCCTGGAAGTCACCAACTGCAATATCATTGGATACGAAGTTCTCGGTAGATTTTATTCTCCCGAAAAAAACGAATACCGTTCGCTTGGTTATCAATTCCACAATCCGGAACTCGATACCATTCGTCTGATCCAGATCGACCGTTTGATCCGTGAAAAGGCGATTCGTCATCTCAAAGACACTGGGCTGAGAACCAAGTTATTCCTCAACATGATGCCTAACTTTCTCTCGATGATTCATACGGGGGACGTTTTGGATCTGAAAAGGCTTCACGTTCTCAATCTCATCGAAAAATACGACATTTCTCCGGCGGACGTGGTTTTGGAAATCACCGAAGACAAGTTCGACGGAAGCATCGAAAAACTTCTTTCGATCGTAAACGTGTTTAAGGACTACGGATTTAAGATCGCCGTGGACGATCTCGGAGTCGGTTTTTCCAATCTCGAAAGAATCGGTTATATTCATCCCGACATCATGAAGGTCGACATCAAGATCATGCGGGAAAGTTTAAACAGAAGATCCTTCAAAAACGTTTTGAGCGCGATCGCGGACATGTCCCAAAAACTCGGATCGGATCTTCTTTTCGAGGGAATCGAAACCGAGGAAGAATTGCATCTCGCTCTTTCGATGGGCGCCAATCTTCTCCAGGGTTTTTATTTTTCAAGACCTCAGGTCGAGTTTCAGGATAAGAAACAGTTCAACAGAACGCTTCGAGACACTTTGGAAAAATTCTCCGGTCTTCGGTTTATGGAACTTTTGGAAGAATTTCAAAAGGGACAAGCCGTCATCGACGCGCTCGGTGAAAAGTTGGAGGCGCTCCGTCATAACGGTAAGGAAGACCTTCCTCTGGTTCTTCATCTGATGCTTTCCGAGTTGCCGTCGGAAATTCTTTCGGTATTTGCCTGCGACATCTTCGGTTATCAGATTACACCCACGTATTTCCGTTCTCATCCCGGGGAAGAATGGGATTCCGACCTGACCGAGATCGGAAACAACTACGCTTGGAGACCGTTCTTCATTCGTCACAAAGCGAAGGTGGTTCAAAGCGGGGCCAAGTGGACCGTGACTGAACCGGTCTACGATATGGATCTTCACAAACAAGTCGTGATTTTCACCTACACGCTCCGCGATAATTACATTCTCATCATCAAGATGGACTGGGAACGCGTTTAA
- a CDS encoding ion transporter gives MRVVWDIIIFFCILYAAVESPLRLVLNYEQGLALSWIYIAVDLLFFGDILVCLFSPESFRLKLIYIGKEKTIHYLKTWFVFDFIAAFPFEIVAQKILSIELSSHPFLFLVFGLTRIVKVVRVPAILHRLNLAFKPAPGVLRLVLLGFWISVVAHWCAVGWLYMDEIDSSKTGWDEYIRALYWSVMTLATVGYGDVLPVTTNQRIYVILVMMLGAAVYATVIGNIASILGNLDLVRAAQMKRMSQVDSFLRARNLPYLIRRKIRDYYMYIMERGFGENERELLNDLPISLQREVKIHLHRELLEKVPFLKGADPSLVTTLVFALKHHIFLPGDIVFRKGDVGHNLYILSEGIVEILAEDGAVITSLSEGKFFGELALVKEERRSATVRSVGISQMYTLSKEDFLLSLNQYPGFQEAMYESLKSWKGKSDSTKSTKNSNSSSKRTNLKNEVRRGSRKLPKRNVRENRKNK, from the coding sequence ATCCGAGTCGTTTGGGATATTATAATATTCTTTTGTATCCTTTACGCCGCCGTGGAATCCCCGCTTCGTTTGGTTCTCAATTACGAACAGGGCCTTGCCTTGAGCTGGATTTATATCGCGGTGGATCTTCTTTTTTTCGGGGATATCCTGGTTTGTCTATTTTCCCCCGAATCGTTTCGACTCAAACTGATCTACATCGGTAAGGAAAAAACGATCCATTATCTCAAGACTTGGTTCGTATTCGACTTTATCGCCGCGTTTCCGTTCGAGATCGTCGCTCAAAAAATTCTTTCCATAGAATTGTCCTCGCATCCGTTTTTGTTTCTCGTCTTCGGACTTACGAGAATCGTAAAGGTCGTTCGTGTTCCTGCGATTCTTCACAGGCTCAATCTTGCGTTCAAACCCGCGCCCGGCGTTTTGCGTCTCGTTTTACTCGGTTTTTGGATCAGCGTGGTCGCCCATTGGTGCGCGGTGGGTTGGTTGTATATGGACGAGATCGATTCCTCCAAAACGGGTTGGGACGAATATATCCGCGCCTTATATTGGTCCGTGATGACTCTTGCGACCGTGGGTTACGGAGACGTTTTGCCGGTAACGACCAATCAAAGAATTTACGTGATTCTCGTGATGATGCTCGGCGCCGCGGTATACGCCACGGTGATCGGAAACATAGCGAGTATATTAGGAAATTTGGATTTAGTTCGCGCGGCTCAGATGAAACGTATGTCTCAGGTCGATTCGTTTTTAAGAGCGAGAAATCTTCCGTATCTGATCCGAAGAAAGATAAGAGACTATTATATGTATATCATGGAAAGGGGATTCGGAGAAAATGAGCGGGAATTGTTAAACGACTTGCCGATTTCTCTGCAAAGGGAAGTGAAGATTCATCTTCATCGGGAACTGCTCGAAAAGGTTCCCTTTCTCAAAGGAGCCGATCCTTCCCTTGTCACTACGCTCGTGTTCGCGTTAAAACATCATATCTTTTTGCCGGGAGATATCGTATTCAGAAAAGGCGATGTGGGTCATAACCTGTATATTCTCAGTGAAGGAATTGTGGAGATTCTCGCGGAGGACGGGGCGGTGATCACTTCTCTTTCCGAAGGAAAATTTTTCGGGGAACTCGCCTTGGTAAAAGAAGAACGCAGATCGGCGACCGTTCGATCGGTCGGAATCTCTCAGATGTACACTTTGAGCAAAGAGGATTTTTTACTGTCCTTGAATCAATATCCGGGTTTTCAGGAAGCGATGTATGAAAGTTTAAAGTCTTGGAAAGGAAAATCGGATTCTACGAAATCGACGAAAAATTCTAATTCGTCGTCGAAGAGAACGAATCTTAAGAACGAGGTTCGGAGGGGCTCTCGAAAACTTCCGAAACGAAACGTTCGGGAGAATCGAAAAAATAAATGA